The Microbacterium paraoxydans genome includes a window with the following:
- a CDS encoding glycosyltransferase: MPPVSAPVLPDAEYLVLSSRLIPGLDGGYTIATLARARLLAGAGAGEGRGPQLLTFDPGTIADHAEHRRVFADRGALADPDRLRNLFDEAVAPEGGAAAWLRDAADDAVTADPDVEYRVLADPEGRPFVALPVIPGDPDWHLTDEPVLVHDESGAVVGALHGFRGLYGAWLDHITAALGDRPIVVICESRQLGELVADWDDPRVRILHPIHTMHVEAPYTPDAPMNTLWTRWFRLADRFDAVIWPTATQRDDVVARFGSSANHVVVPNPIEPVERRESLREDGLVVVLGRLAAGKRVDHAIRAFLAADVPGTRMEVWGTGAEEQRLAALIAELDGADRVRLCGYTADPATVLDRASVLVTSTAFEGQPLGVVEALLHGTPVVSYDVRYGIRDVLGAGGGVLVPAGDITALGEALRDLLTDPDRLAALRAEAPLVAAAWSPARSVEALTATIAAAVRAPSRR, translated from the coding sequence ATGCCCCCGGTCTCGGCACCGGTCCTCCCGGACGCCGAGTACCTGGTGCTGTCCAGCCGTCTGATCCCCGGGCTGGACGGCGGGTACACGATCGCGACACTCGCGCGAGCCCGGCTGCTCGCCGGAGCGGGCGCCGGCGAGGGCCGGGGTCCGCAGCTGCTGACCTTCGATCCGGGGACGATCGCCGATCACGCCGAGCATCGCCGCGTGTTCGCCGACCGCGGCGCGCTTGCGGACCCGGATCGTCTGCGGAACCTCTTCGACGAGGCCGTCGCCCCGGAGGGCGGAGCCGCCGCCTGGCTGCGAGACGCGGCTGATGACGCGGTGACGGCCGACCCCGACGTGGAGTACCGGGTGCTCGCGGACCCGGAGGGTCGTCCCTTCGTGGCCCTCCCGGTGATCCCCGGCGACCCGGACTGGCACCTCACGGACGAGCCCGTCCTCGTCCACGACGAGAGCGGTGCGGTCGTCGGGGCGTTGCACGGCTTCCGCGGGCTCTACGGTGCCTGGCTCGACCACATCACGGCGGCGCTGGGCGACCGGCCGATCGTCGTGATCTGCGAATCGCGTCAGCTCGGCGAACTGGTCGCCGACTGGGACGACCCGCGCGTGCGCATCCTGCACCCCATCCACACCATGCACGTCGAGGCTCCCTACACGCCGGACGCACCCATGAACACGCTCTGGACGCGGTGGTTCCGCCTGGCCGACCGCTTCGACGCGGTGATCTGGCCGACGGCCACGCAGCGCGACGACGTGGTGGCGCGATTCGGCTCCTCCGCGAACCACGTCGTGGTGCCGAACCCCATCGAGCCCGTGGAACGTCGGGAGAGTCTGCGCGAGGACGGCCTCGTCGTCGTGCTGGGCCGACTCGCGGCGGGCAAGCGCGTCGACCACGCGATCCGCGCCTTCCTGGCGGCGGACGTGCCGGGCACCCGGATGGAGGTCTGGGGCACGGGTGCGGAGGAGCAGCGGCTGGCGGCGCTGATCGCCGAGCTCGACGGCGCCGACCGCGTGCGGCTCTGCGGGTACACCGCCGATCCGGCGACCGTGCTCGATCGTGCGTCCGTCCTGGTGACCTCGACCGCGTTCGAGGGACAGCCGCTCGGCGTGGTCGAGGCGCTGCTGCACGGCACCCCTGTGGTGTCGTACGACGTGCGGTACGGCATCCGCGATGTGCTCGGCGCCGGCGGAGGTGTGCTCGTGCCCGCCGGTGACATCACGGCGCTGGGGGAGGCCCTGCGGGACCTCCTGACCGATCCGGACCGGCTCGCGGCGCTCCGCGCGGAGGCGCCGCTCGTCGCGGCGGCGTGGAGCCCGGCGCGCTCCGTGGAGGCGCTGACCGCGACGATCGCCGCGGCCGTCCGCGCTCCCTCGCGGCGCTGA
- a CDS encoding glycoside hydrolase family 10 protein: protein MKRRIAATAAAALLLLALPTTAGAAPDEEPLTRYVKHASGTYGYGTEPVYTYPGSGEQVAIPTTLTPENRRFSSAWVGTIGNLNFGKPADAADFDARYATVLDDFASWNMNAVIFQVRPLLDAYYPSALNPWSEFLTGAQGADPGYDPLQRMVEATHARGMEFHAWLNPYRVTNAKMTSPGILTALGLTADQVKALSIPQYIAALNDAGILADDNFAVQHPDWVLSFEEKLFLDPGQPEVPAYVAATVAEITENYDVDAIHFDDYFYPYRITVDGQNVFFGAQGEDRATFEEFGLTAGYPDTVAGIEAWRRDNITGLITLVGDAIDAGNAARGTAVQLGISPFGIWEHEAIDPAGSHTPTSSSQTYSQAVFADTRGWVQDELIDYIVPQIYWSFDQAAAPYGELAQWWSDVAAGSRTQVYVGHALYKHVNNGGWEQAWMNPEEVPNQIRYNQKLDGIEGSVLFSYNDMKPSDLAALPADQQPKHEAKNTAIELLEGEAFAHPTLVPAKPWLSDGQVAAPVAPEVVDGELRWQAGDAREARQYAIYRGTGDPAQIVTTPGALVDTVWAGGAASFRFPLPADEAPAAARAATETWVVTALDAAAVESAPMAVAVDEPVDPTDPGTPTDPTDPGTPEDPDSGGDDDAAASPVGGASRGDRGDLAATGGDVPTMALLLGGLLLTAGAVTVGVTAFRRRTR, encoded by the coding sequence ATGAAGAGACGCATCGCCGCCACCGCCGCGGCCGCCCTGCTCCTGCTGGCGCTCCCCACGACCGCCGGAGCGGCCCCCGACGAGGAGCCGCTGACCCGGTACGTCAAGCACGCCTCCGGCACGTACGGCTACGGCACGGAGCCCGTGTACACCTATCCGGGATCCGGCGAGCAGGTCGCCATCCCCACGACGCTGACGCCGGAGAACCGCCGCTTCTCCAGCGCCTGGGTCGGGACGATCGGCAACCTGAACTTCGGCAAACCCGCCGACGCGGCGGACTTCGACGCCCGCTACGCGACGGTGCTCGACGACTTCGCCTCCTGGAACATGAACGCCGTGATCTTCCAGGTGCGTCCGCTGCTGGACGCCTACTACCCGTCGGCGCTCAACCCGTGGTCCGAGTTCCTCACCGGCGCCCAGGGCGCCGATCCCGGCTATGACCCGCTGCAGCGCATGGTCGAGGCCACCCATGCCCGCGGCATGGAGTTCCACGCGTGGCTGAACCCCTATCGCGTGACCAACGCGAAGATGACCTCGCCGGGGATCCTCACCGCCCTCGGCCTCACCGCGGACCAGGTGAAGGCACTCTCCATCCCGCAGTACATCGCGGCACTGAACGACGCCGGCATCCTCGCCGACGACAACTTCGCCGTGCAGCACCCCGACTGGGTCCTGTCTTTCGAGGAGAAGCTGTTCCTCGACCCCGGCCAGCCCGAGGTCCCCGCGTACGTCGCGGCCACCGTCGCCGAGATCACGGAGAACTACGACGTCGACGCCATCCACTTCGACGACTACTTCTACCCGTACCGGATCACCGTCGACGGTCAGAACGTGTTCTTCGGCGCGCAGGGCGAGGACCGGGCGACGTTCGAGGAGTTCGGCCTCACGGCGGGCTATCCCGACACCGTCGCCGGCATCGAGGCGTGGCGGCGCGACAACATCACGGGTCTGATCACCCTCGTCGGCGACGCGATCGACGCCGGCAACGCGGCCCGCGGCACCGCCGTGCAGCTCGGTATCAGCCCGTTCGGGATCTGGGAGCACGAGGCGATCGACCCGGCCGGATCCCACACGCCGACGAGCTCGTCGCAGACGTACAGTCAGGCGGTCTTCGCCGACACCCGCGGGTGGGTGCAGGACGAGCTGATCGACTACATCGTGCCGCAGATCTACTGGAGCTTCGATCAGGCGGCCGCCCCGTACGGGGAGCTGGCGCAGTGGTGGAGCGACGTGGCCGCCGGCAGCCGCACCCAGGTCTACGTGGGGCATGCGCTCTACAAGCACGTCAACAACGGCGGCTGGGAGCAGGCCTGGATGAATCCGGAAGAGGTGCCGAATCAGATCCGGTACAACCAGAAGCTCGACGGCATCGAGGGCAGCGTCCTGTTCAGCTACAACGACATGAAGCCGAGCGACCTGGCCGCTCTGCCCGCGGATCAGCAGCCCAAGCACGAGGCGAAGAACACCGCGATCGAGCTCCTCGAGGGCGAGGCCTTCGCCCACCCCACGCTCGTTCCGGCCAAGCCCTGGCTCTCGGACGGACAGGTGGCCGCCCCGGTGGCCCCCGAGGTCGTCGACGGCGAGCTCCGCTGGCAGGCCGGCGACGCGCGGGAGGCCCGCCAGTATGCGATCTATCGCGGTACCGGCGATCCGGCGCAGATCGTCACCACCCCGGGCGCGCTGGTCGACACGGTCTGGGCAGGCGGTGCGGCGTCGTTCCGCTTCCCCCTCCCCGCCGACGAGGCCCCGGCCGCCGCGCGCGCCGCGACGGAGACCTGGGTGGTGACCGCGCTGGACGCGGCCGCCGTCGAGAGCGCGCCGATGGCTGTCGCGGTGGACGAGCCGGTGGATCCCACCGATCCGGGAACTCCGACGGATCCCACCGACCCCGGCACGCCGGAGGACCCGGACTCCGGGGGTGACGATGACGCCGCTGCCTCTCCCGTCGGCGGCGCGTCGCGCGGCGACCGCGGCGACCTCGCCGCGACCGGCGGCGATGTCCCGACGATGGCGCTGCTCCTGGGCGGACTGCTGCTGACCGCCGGCGCCGTCACGGTCGGAGTGACCGCCTTCCGGCGGCGCACGCGATAG
- a CDS encoding YciI family protein, translating into MKFMLIMRATDDAVAAYQEMPFEQVIEAMGRYNESMMKAGVLVAGEGLTDAAEGFVVDFSAEKPLITDGPYGETKELFNGFWIIEVSSREEAAEWASRAPLGPGSFLEVRRVTGPEDFPADNEWIEKEAGWREEQARRAEQA; encoded by the coding sequence ATGAAGTTCATGCTCATCATGCGCGCGACCGACGACGCGGTGGCGGCCTATCAGGAGATGCCCTTCGAGCAGGTCATCGAGGCCATGGGCCGCTACAACGAGTCGATGATGAAGGCGGGCGTCCTCGTCGCCGGGGAAGGCCTGACCGACGCGGCGGAGGGCTTCGTCGTCGACTTCAGCGCCGAGAAGCCGCTCATCACGGACGGCCCCTACGGGGAGACGAAGGAGCTCTTCAACGGCTTCTGGATCATCGAGGTCTCCTCGCGTGAGGAGGCCGCGGAATGGGCGAGCCGGGCGCCGCTCGGACCGGGATCGTTCCTCGAGGTGCGCCGGGTGACCGGCCCGGAGGACTTCCCCGCCGACAACGAGTGGATCGAGAAGGAGGCGGGCTGGCGGGAGGAGCAGGCCCGCCGCGCCGAGCAGGCGTGA
- a CDS encoding RNA polymerase sigma factor encodes MDGFPGPATTSAASAQEAAERAVAAVWRIESARIVGALTRMVGDFGLAEDLAQEALIAALRQWPAEGVPQNPAAWLTAVAKRKAVDGWRRRERLDDRLALIAHDLEQEQAQGHELPWDPDAVDDDVLRLLFIACHPVLSREAQVALTLRVVGGLTSEEIARAFLVPTATVQQRIVRAKKTLAAAHAPFEVPPREEHAARLGAVLGVLYLIFNEAHAASSGPEWMRPELSDEAIRLARVLAALQPREPEVHGLLALLELTAARFPARTDRNGDPVLLADQDRRRWDRSRIARGRAALARADGLGRGRGPYSLQAAIAECHAVAPSVDETDWDRIVVLYEALGRLTPSPVVELNRAAAVAMATGPASALRLLDDLAGSGALRGYHLLPATRGELLRRLGRESEARGEFATAAALAGNDRERELLERKARGAER; translated from the coding sequence ATGGACGGCTTCCCGGGCCCCGCGACGACCTCGGCCGCCTCTGCGCAGGAGGCGGCCGAGCGCGCAGTCGCGGCCGTGTGGCGCATCGAGTCCGCGCGCATCGTCGGCGCACTGACGCGGATGGTCGGCGACTTCGGCCTGGCGGAGGATCTCGCGCAGGAGGCCCTGATCGCCGCGCTGCGGCAATGGCCCGCCGAGGGCGTGCCGCAGAACCCCGCCGCGTGGCTGACGGCCGTGGCGAAGCGGAAGGCGGTGGACGGATGGCGCCGCCGCGAGCGGCTGGACGACCGTCTGGCGCTGATCGCGCACGACCTGGAACAGGAGCAGGCGCAGGGGCACGAGCTGCCGTGGGACCCGGATGCCGTGGACGACGATGTGCTGCGCCTCCTCTTCATCGCGTGCCACCCGGTGCTCTCCCGGGAGGCGCAGGTCGCGCTGACGCTGCGGGTCGTGGGCGGTCTGACGAGCGAGGAGATCGCCCGCGCCTTCCTCGTCCCCACGGCGACCGTGCAGCAGCGGATCGTGCGCGCGAAGAAGACGCTGGCGGCCGCGCACGCGCCGTTCGAGGTGCCACCGCGGGAGGAGCATGCGGCGCGGCTCGGCGCGGTCCTCGGGGTGCTCTATCTCATCTTCAACGAAGCGCACGCGGCCAGCAGCGGTCCGGAGTGGATGCGGCCGGAGCTGAGCGACGAGGCCATTCGTCTCGCCAGGGTGCTCGCCGCGCTGCAGCCCCGGGAACCGGAGGTGCACGGCCTGCTCGCGCTCCTGGAGCTCACGGCCGCACGCTTCCCGGCGCGGACCGACCGGAACGGCGACCCGGTGCTGCTCGCGGATCAGGACCGTCGGCGGTGGGACCGCAGCCGCATCGCGCGGGGGAGAGCGGCTCTGGCCCGGGCGGACGGACTCGGCCGCGGACGCGGGCCGTACAGCCTGCAGGCCGCCATCGCCGAATGCCATGCCGTCGCGCCGTCCGTGGACGAGACCGACTGGGACCGCATCGTCGTGCTCTACGAGGCGCTCGGCCGGCTCACCCCGTCCCCGGTGGTGGAGCTCAATCGCGCGGCCGCCGTGGCCATGGCCACCGGGCCCGCCTCCGCCCTGCGGCTGCTCGACGACCTGGCCGGGTCCGGCGCGCTGCGCGGCTACCACCTGCTCCCGGCCACGCGCGGCGAGCTGCTGCGCCGACTCGGGCGGGAGAGCGAGGCGCGCGGCGAGTTCGCGACCGCCGCGGCACTGGCGGGCAACGACCGCGAGCGCGAGCTCCTAGAACGCAAAGCGCGAGGGGCCGAGCGCTGA
- a CDS encoding GlsB/YeaQ/YmgE family stress response membrane protein — MSFLGFLLLGLIAGAIAKLILPGKQGGGWFITLLLGVVGALLGGWLGSLILNRPLTEFWDLGTWLLAIGGSIIVLLIYGLIAGRGQRVND, encoded by the coding sequence ATGAGTTTTCTCGGCTTTCTTCTTCTCGGCCTCATCGCCGGAGCTATCGCGAAGCTGATCCTGCCCGGCAAGCAGGGCGGCGGATGGTTCATCACCCTGCTGCTCGGCGTCGTCGGCGCCCTGCTCGGCGGCTGGCTCGGCAGCCTGATCCTCAACCGTCCGCTCACCGAGTTCTGGGACCTCGGCACCTGGCTCCTCGCCATCGGCGGTTCGATCATCGTGCTGCTGATCTACGGTCTCATCGCCGGCCGCGGCCAGCGGGTCAACGACTGA
- a CDS encoding Bax inhibitor-1/YccA family protein yields MSNFAFNNPAFQQQDPRNVATYPGAPQGAQGAQAASLQHGAMDAAANAQLEGMYAAPAAGALETDRMSVEDTVWKTAGLFGILLVTAVVGWVLTLGGLDVPRYDPYNPAAVNVLPWALGALGGFVLAMVITFTSRKKVRPALIFAYAAFEGLFIGGISAFFEVRWPGIVFQATLATVSVVGVTLALFASGKIRASKKATKIFMIAMIGYLVFSLLNLVLMWTGVNTNAFGLFSQEIMGIPLGLIIGVLVVIMAAYSLVLDFDQIQQGVRNGAPRKYGWLGGFGIMVTVVWLYVEILRIIAIARGNN; encoded by the coding sequence ATGAGCAACTTCGCTTTCAACAATCCTGCTTTCCAGCAGCAGGACCCGCGCAACGTCGCGACCTACCCGGGTGCGCCCCAGGGCGCTCAGGGCGCGCAGGCCGCGTCGCTCCAGCACGGCGCGATGGACGCCGCCGCCAACGCCCAGCTCGAGGGCATGTACGCCGCTCCCGCCGCAGGCGCGCTCGAGACCGACCGGATGTCCGTCGAGGACACCGTGTGGAAGACCGCCGGCCTCTTCGGCATCCTCCTCGTCACCGCCGTCGTCGGCTGGGTGCTGACGCTCGGCGGCCTCGACGTGCCGCGCTACGACCCGTACAACCCCGCCGCCGTCAACGTGCTGCCCTGGGCCCTCGGGGCGCTCGGCGGCTTCGTGCTGGCGATGGTCATCACCTTCACCTCGCGCAAGAAGGTCCGCCCCGCGCTGATCTTCGCCTACGCGGCCTTCGAGGGTCTCTTCATCGGCGGCATCTCGGCGTTCTTCGAGGTCCGCTGGCCCGGCATCGTCTTCCAGGCGACGCTCGCGACCGTCTCGGTCGTCGGCGTGACCCTCGCCCTCTTCGCCAGTGGCAAGATCCGCGCGTCCAAGAAGGCCACAAAGATCTTCATGATCGCGATGATCGGCTACCTGGTCTTCTCGCTCCTGAACCTCGTCCTCATGTGGACCGGCGTCAACACCAACGCGTTCGGACTGTTCAGCCAGGAGATCATGGGCATCCCGCTCGGCCTCATCATCGGCGTCCTCGTCGTGATCATGGCGGCGTACTCCCTGGTGCTCGACTTCGACCAGATCCAGCAGGGCGTCCGCAACGGCGCTCCGCGCAAGTACGGCTGGCTCGGCGGCTTCGGCATCATGGTCACGGTCGTCTGGCTCTACGTCGAGATCCTGCGGATCATCGCGATCGCCCGCGGCAACAACTGA
- a CDS encoding glycerophosphodiester phosphodiesterase family protein: MPSKSPLVIGHRGAPGHRPEHTRSSYELALAMGVDAVEPDVVATQDGVLVVRHENEISGTTDVADHPEFADRRTTRRVDGAALTGWFTEDFTWAELSTLRCRERLPKLRASSASFDGTEPILRLRDVLDLVRAAAQEQSRPIGVVLEVKHATHFASIGLDLAPLIARELRDAGWAAGELPLIVESFESTVLGQLRAAGVDASFVYLIEAAGQPYDLLVAEGSKALSYPETVTPGNLDRLVGQVDGISVDKKMLLAPGTTLVADAHARGLTVFTWTCRPENAFLAAPYRGPGGKSAFGHYEAEWGVIARQGVDGVFVDHPDLGVAFFRG; this comes from the coding sequence GTGCCCAGCAAATCTCCGCTCGTCATCGGGCATCGCGGTGCCCCGGGTCACCGACCGGAGCACACCCGTTCGTCTTACGAGCTCGCTCTCGCGATGGGGGTCGACGCGGTCGAGCCGGACGTGGTCGCCACCCAAGACGGTGTCCTGGTCGTGCGGCACGAGAACGAGATCTCCGGCACCACGGACGTCGCCGATCACCCGGAGTTCGCGGATCGCCGCACGACGAGGCGCGTGGACGGTGCCGCACTGACCGGCTGGTTCACGGAGGACTTCACCTGGGCAGAGCTGTCCACGCTGCGCTGCCGGGAACGGCTGCCGAAGCTCCGGGCGTCCAGCGCCTCCTTCGACGGCACGGAACCCATCCTGCGCCTGCGCGACGTCCTCGACCTCGTGCGGGCGGCCGCGCAGGAGCAGAGTCGGCCGATCGGCGTCGTGCTCGAGGTGAAGCACGCCACGCATTTCGCGAGCATCGGACTCGACCTCGCGCCCCTCATCGCGCGGGAGCTGCGCGACGCCGGATGGGCGGCGGGGGAGCTGCCGCTGATCGTGGAGAGCTTCGAGTCGACCGTGCTCGGGCAGCTCCGCGCCGCGGGCGTCGACGCGAGCTTCGTCTACCTCATCGAGGCGGCGGGACAGCCGTACGACCTGCTCGTCGCCGAGGGATCGAAGGCCCTGAGCTACCCGGAGACCGTGACCCCCGGGAATCTGGATCGCCTGGTCGGTCAGGTCGACGGGATCAGCGTCGACAAGAAGATGCTCCTGGCGCCGGGCACGACGCTGGTCGCCGATGCCCATGCCCGCGGCCTGACCGTCTTCACGTGGACCTGTCGTCCGGAGAACGCCTTCCTCGCGGCGCCCTACCGCGGTCCGGGAGGCAAGAGCGCGTTCGGGCACTACGAGGCCGAGTGGGGCGTGATCGCCCGGCAGGGCGTGGACGGCGTCTTCGTCGACCACCCCGATCTCGGCGTGGCGTTCTTCCGCGGCTGA
- a CDS encoding YccF domain-containing protein, whose product MRTILNIIWVILAGWALFLGYVLAGLLLCIPIVTIPWAIASFRIAAYAIWPFGREVVSKPTAGVGSFLGNVLWVILAGWWLALGHIVSGLALCITIIGIPMGIADFKMVPVSLMPLGKEIVSTRQGAFDRTL is encoded by the coding sequence ATGCGCACGATCCTCAACATCATCTGGGTCATCCTCGCGGGCTGGGCGCTCTTCCTCGGCTACGTGCTGGCCGGCCTGCTGCTGTGCATCCCGATCGTCACGATCCCGTGGGCCATCGCGTCCTTCCGCATCGCCGCCTACGCCATCTGGCCGTTCGGCCGCGAGGTCGTCAGCAAGCCGACGGCCGGCGTCGGCTCGTTCCTCGGGAACGTGCTCTGGGTCATCCTCGCGGGGTGGTGGCTCGCGCTCGGCCACATCGTGTCGGGACTGGCGCTGTGCATCACCATCATCGGAATCCCGATGGGCATCGCCGACTTCAAGATGGTCCCGGTGTCGCTCATGCCGCTCGGCAAGGAGATCGTCTCCACCCGTCAGGGCGCGTTCGACCGCACGCTCTGA
- a CDS encoding ABC transporter ATP-binding protein, whose amino-acid sequence MTGIVVDDVSRAFGDVQAVRGATLRAEAGRVTGLVGPNGAGKTTLLLMLASLLAPDSGSIRIGGIDPEADPLAARRVLGWMPDALGAWPSLTARETIVTTARLYGIDRADAERRAQHLLGLVGLGELADSAAKVLSRGQKQKLGLARALVHDPQVLLLDEPASGLDPEARVQLRVLLRRFAAEGRTVLISSHVLSELEEVVDDAVFLVGGAVVDAAPAQSTVRAWRVRLAGATAERLNADTWQVASTLGLAPESLAVDRGAVLVGFPGEDAAARSLRLLVEAGLPVAEFAPAQSDLEHTFLALRHPQPPAATTPPPPPPAAPHGTEAGA is encoded by the coding sequence ATGACCGGAATAGTGGTGGACGACGTCAGCAGGGCGTTCGGGGACGTGCAGGCCGTGCGAGGGGCCACGCTGCGCGCAGAGGCGGGAAGGGTGACGGGCCTGGTGGGCCCAAACGGCGCGGGCAAGACGACGCTGCTCCTGATGCTCGCCTCGTTGCTCGCCCCCGACAGTGGCTCGATCCGCATCGGCGGCATCGACCCCGAAGCCGATCCGCTCGCCGCCCGTCGCGTGCTGGGGTGGATGCCGGACGCCCTCGGCGCCTGGCCCTCGCTCACGGCCCGCGAGACCATCGTGACCACGGCCCGCCTCTACGGGATCGACCGCGCGGACGCGGAGCGGCGGGCGCAGCACCTCCTCGGTCTCGTCGGCCTGGGAGAACTCGCGGACTCCGCCGCGAAGGTGCTCTCCCGCGGGCAGAAGCAGAAGCTCGGCCTCGCCCGCGCTCTCGTCCACGACCCGCAGGTGCTGCTTCTCGACGAGCCGGCGTCGGGCCTCGATCCCGAGGCCCGCGTGCAGCTGCGGGTGCTGCTGCGCCGCTTCGCGGCCGAAGGGCGCACGGTCCTCATCTCCAGCCACGTGCTGTCCGAGCTGGAAGAGGTCGTCGACGATGCCGTCTTCCTCGTCGGCGGGGCCGTGGTGGATGCCGCTCCGGCGCAGAGCACGGTCCGCGCCTGGCGGGTGCGGCTCGCCGGTGCCACCGCGGAGCGCCTGAACGCGGACACGTGGCAGGTCGCGTCGACTCTCGGGCTGGCACCTGAGTCCCTCGCCGTGGACCGCGGCGCCGTCCTCGTCGGCTTCCCCGGGGAAGACGCCGCCGCCCGGTCGCTGCGTCTCCTCGTGGAGGCGGGGCTGCCGGTCGCGGAGTTCGCACCCGCGCAGAGCGATCTGGAGCACACGTTCCTCGCACTCCGGCACCCGCAGCCGCCCGCGGCGACGACCCCGCCGCCCCCGCCGCCTGCAGCGCCCCACGGAACGGAGGCGGGAGCATGA
- a CDS encoding ABC transporter permease gives MSLANIGVIARLELTQRLRSIGWYVLLGVFALVLLGVTGLSFAVYSWGEDVGAGVSSIVVNVVLLLVVLVSPTLSGNAINGDRDAATLAPIQVTAASTGDIMLGKLLAAIATGGAFLLVAVPFLAASLLAGGTDPIVLFVALLILAVEIVIVAAIGVGLSGLIARPLFSVASTYLVVSALVIGTIIVFALGGLAVRSEATSYSRPYDSNGNVDCESWESYTYEAPRFDLVWWALAANPFVVLADATPTEFSKDGYPVDLYGQIKWGVRSAQLSPLEQRWDDCDPESGSQTAEEVIDETVPSWFVGLGVQVVLAGALFAGAWARTRTPARRLPPGTRIA, from the coding sequence ATGAGCCTCGCGAACATCGGCGTCATCGCGCGCCTGGAACTGACCCAGCGGCTGCGGAGCATCGGCTGGTACGTGCTCCTCGGCGTCTTCGCGCTGGTGCTCCTCGGCGTCACCGGCCTGTCGTTCGCCGTGTACTCCTGGGGGGAGGACGTCGGGGCGGGCGTGTCGTCCATCGTCGTCAACGTGGTCCTGCTGCTCGTCGTGCTCGTCTCGCCGACGCTCAGCGGCAACGCCATCAACGGCGACCGGGATGCGGCCACGCTCGCGCCGATCCAGGTCACCGCGGCATCGACCGGCGACATCATGCTGGGCAAGCTGCTCGCGGCGATCGCGACGGGCGGCGCGTTCCTCCTGGTGGCGGTTCCCTTCCTCGCGGCGTCGCTGCTGGCGGGCGGGACCGATCCGATCGTGCTGTTCGTGGCGCTGCTCATCCTCGCCGTCGAGATCGTCATCGTCGCCGCGATCGGCGTGGGGCTGAGCGGCCTCATCGCCCGCCCGCTGTTCTCCGTCGCGTCCACCTACCTCGTGGTCTCGGCGCTCGTCATCGGCACGATCATCGTCTTCGCGCTCGGCGGCCTGGCCGTGCGCAGCGAGGCGACGAGCTACAGCCGCCCCTACGACAGCAACGGCAACGTGGACTGCGAGAGCTGGGAGAGCTACACGTACGAGGCGCCGCGGTTCGACCTCGTGTGGTGGGCGCTCGCCGCCAACCCGTTCGTCGTGCTCGCCGACGCGACCCCCACCGAGTTCAGCAAGGACGGCTACCCGGTCGACCTCTACGGGCAGATCAAGTGGGGCGTCCGCAGCGCGCAGCTCTCGCCGCTGGAGCAGCGCTGGGACGACTGCGATCCGGAGAGCGGCTCTCAGACCGCCGAGGAGGTGATCGACGAGACCGTGCCGAGCTGGTTCGTCGGGCTCGGCGTGCAGGTCGTGCTCGCCGGGGCGCTGTTCGCGGGAGCATGGGCCCGCACCCGGACGCCCGCGCGGCGGCTGCCGCCGGGCACCCGCATCGCCTGA